A genomic window from Brassica oleracea var. oleracea cultivar TO1000 chromosome C8, BOL, whole genome shotgun sequence includes:
- the LOC106309324 gene encoding wall-associated receptor kinase-like 5, translating into MKTKTYNFICILASALTLLINGSSAATSQNGNSPTSCNKTCGGVSIPFPFGIGGKDCYLNNWYEVVCNATTSRTTVPFLSRINTEVVNISLPDGDKPYGVVLIKGPVTSLDCSSNTSQGLKKSRPDLNVTGKGSPYFITDNNRLVAVGCGTKALMTGIDSEILGCESSCIESKSGQQVTDSICDGYKCCQTRIPLDRPQVIGVDIDPTGGEGCRVAFLNDKRYSPSNVTAPEQFHAGGYAEVELGWYFDTSDSQFRNNPLGCRNWTHYGSYDSDTRCLCEYGYFNEMSYRNCYCPIGFTGNPYLRGGCVEADMCKEPGVCKEGICENMRGSMYTCKPKPVITKPGKSFLLGGVLIGVLGLMFLVGGIFWLFILIRKRRRIIRGRKFFKRNGGLLLKQQLTTTDDGNVDMSRIFSSKELEKATDNFSVKRVLGQGGQGTVYKGMLVDGRIVAVKKSKLVDEDKLDSFINEVVLLSQVNHRNIVKLLGCCLETEVPTLVYEYIPNGDLFKRLHDESDDYNMTWEVRLGIAVEIAGALAYMHSASSFPIYHRDIKTTNILLDEKYRAKVSDFGTSRSVTVDQTHLTTLVAGTFGYMDPEYFLSSQYTDKSDVYSFGVVLVELITGEKPLSRVRSEEGKSLATYFIEAMKENRVVDIIDDRIKEESKLDQVMAVAELAGRCLSRKGRKRPNMREVSIELEKIRSKTTFHKQ; encoded by the exons ATGAAGACAAAGACTTACAACTTCATATGTATTCTAGCATCTGCCCTTACTTTGCTCATCAATGGCTCATCAGCAGCAACATCTCAAAATGGTAACTCTCCAACTTCTTGTAACAAAACATGTGGAGGAGTCTCGATCCCGTTCCCTTTTGGAATCGGCGGCAAGGATTGCTATCTCAACAACTGGTACGAGGTTGTCTGCAACGCCACCACTTCCCGAACAACCGTTCCGTTCCTCTCACGGATCAATACTGAAGTGGTCAACATCTCTCTTCCAGATGGAGATAAACCATACGGAGTGGTTCTCATCAAAGGTCCTGTGACTTCTTTGGATTGTTCTAGTAACACTAGTCAAGGACTCAAAAAGTCCCGACCAGATTTGAACGTCACAGGCAAAGGCAGCCCTTACTTCATCACAGATAACAACCGCCTTGTGGCGGTTGGCTGCGGTACAAAGGCCTTGATGACGGGTATCGACTCAGAGATCTTGGGTTGTGAATCGAGCTGTATAGAAAGCAAGAGTGGTCAACAAGTAACAGACTCAATCTGTGACGGCTACAAATGCTGCCAGACAAGGATACCACTGGACCGTCCACAAGTCATAGGTGTGGATATAGATCCCACAGGAGGAGAAGGCTGCAGAGTTGCCTTCTTGAATGACAAAAGATACTCACCCTCAAATGTCACTGCACCAGAACAGTTCCACGCTGGTGGCTACGCGGAGGTGGAGCTAGGCTGGTACTTTGATACTTCGGATTCTCAGTTTAGAAACAACCCCTTAGGTTGCAGAAATTGGACCCATTACGGCTCTTACGACTCTGATACGAGATGTCTTTGTGAGTATGGTTACTTTAACGAGATGAGTTATAGGAACTGCTATTGCCCCATTGGCTTCACAGGGAATCCGTACCTTCGAGGGGGTTGTGTAGAAGCTGATATGTGCAAAGAACCCGGTGTCTGTAAAGAAGGCATTTGTGAGAACATGCGCGGATCGATGTACACGTGCAAGCCCAAGCCCGTGATAACCAAGCCGGGCAAATCCTTCCTGCTTGGAG GGGTTCTAATTGGTGTGTTGGGACTAATGTTTTTAGTTGGTGGGATCTTTTGGTTGTTCATACTTATAAGGAAGCGAAGGAGGATCATTCGTGGGAGGAAGTTCTTCAAACGTAATGGAGGCTTGTTGTTGAAACAACAACTAACTACTACAGATGATGGAAATGTAGATATGTCGAGGATATTTAGCTCAAAAGAATTGGAGAAAGCCACTGATAACTTCAGCGTGAAGAGGGTGCTTGGGCAAGGCGGTCAAGGAACTGTGTACAAAGGAATGCTGGTGGATGGCAGGATCGTTGCGGTTAAAAAGTCAAAACTTGTGGATGAAGATAAGCTGGATAGTTTCATCAATGAGGTCGTCCTTCTCTCACAGGTAAACCACAGGAACATTGTGAAACTCTTGGGGTGTTGCTTGGAGACAGAAGTTCCAACCCTGGTTTATGAATATATTCCAAATGGAGATCTGTTCAAGCGTCTTCATGATGAGTCTGATGACTACAACATGACTTGGGAAGTGCGTCTTGGCATAGCCGTGGAGATTGCTGGAGCACTTGCATACATGCACTCAGCTTCATCGTTTCCAATATACCACAGAGATATCAAGACTACTAATATACTATTGGATGAGAAATACCGAGCCAAGGTTTCTGATTTCGGAACTTCAAGATCGGTAACTGTAGATCAAACTCACTTGACAACGCTAGTTGCAGGCACTTTCGGATATATGGATCCAGAGTACTTCCTATCAAGCCAATATACTGACAAGAGTGATGTATACAGCTTCGGGGTTGTCTTGGTGGAGCTCATAACCGGAGAAAAACCACTGTCTCGTGTCCGGTCTGAAGAAGGAAAGAGCTTAGCAACTTATTTCATTGAGGCCATGAAAGAAAACAGAGTGGTCGACATCATTGATGATCGGATCAAAGAGGAAAGCAAGCTGGACCAAGTGATGGCAGTCGCAGAACTCGCTGGAAGGTGTCTAAGCCGGAAAGGAAGGAAGCGGCCAAACATGAGAGAGGTTTCGATTGAGCTGGAGAAGATCCGCTCTAAAACTACATTTCATAAACAATGA
- the LOC106307679 gene encoding wall-associated receptor kinase-like 4: MMTKTHNLLVVIILVTSLFINGVSSSRKPPDPCNRVCGRLSIPFPFGVGKDCYLNPWYEVVCKSNSVPVLSRINRELVNIYLPDDHVYYSYGVVHIKGPVTSSGCSTGSSQPLTPPPLSATGQGSPYFFTDKNQLVAVGCNAKAVMTDIKSQIIGCKSTCNERNSSQEVRNKICSGDKCCQTRIPEGEPQVLGVDLEIPEGNNNTREGGCNVAFLTSEKYSSVNVTEPEQFHSDGYAVVELGWYFDTSDTRVPNPVGCLNVSDPSQNGGYSSETSCICSYGYFYGFSYRNCYCNSMGYTGNPFLPGGCVDIDECKLEVGHKRCKDQSCVNRRGWFECVPKKPKQLKPVIQGVLIGSALLLFAIGVFGLYKYVKKRRRINRMRKFFRRNGGMLLKQQLARKEGNVEMSRIFSSNELEKATDNFNKNRILGQGGQGTVYKGMLVDGTIVAVKRSKAMDEDKVEEFINEVVVLAQINHRNIVKLLGCCLETEVPILVYEFLPNGDLCKRLRDESDDFKMTWEVRLHISVDIAGALSYLHSAASFPIYHRDIKTTNILLDEKYRVKVSDFGTSRSVTIDQTHLTTQVAGTFGYVDPEYFQSSKFTEKSDVYSFGIVLVELLTGEKPSSRVLSDDNRGFAAHFVQALKENMFLNMVDVRIKDDRNLDQVMAVAKLARRCLNRKGKKRPNMKEAWIELEKIRSATHDSEVHIEEDDDEEDETMQLNVDESWDFEVTAPASIFSSASPTSDAEPLVPLRTW, from the exons ATGATGACAAAGACTCACAACCTCCTAGTTGTTATTATACTAGTGACCTCTCTGTTCATCAATGGCGTCTCATCATCAAGAAAACCTCCAGATCCGTGTAACAGAGTCTGCGGAAGACTATCAATTCCATTTCCGTTTGGTGTAGGGAAAGACTGCTATCTAAACCCGTGGTACGAGGTTGTCTGTAAAAGCAACTCTGTTCCGGTTCTCTCAAGGATCAACAGAGAATTGGTGAACATCTATCTTCCAGACGATCACGTGTACTATTCTTATGGAGTTGTTCACATCAAAGGTCCCGTGACTTCCTCTGGTTGTTCTACAGGATCATCTCAGCCGCTTACACCGCCGCCTTTGAGTGCCACCGGCCAAGGCAGCCCTTATTTCTTCACGGACAAGAACCAACTCGTGGCTGTTGGTTGCAATGCCAAGGCGGTTATGACGGATATCAAATCGCAGATCATCGGTTGCAAATCAACCTGTAACGAAAGAAATAGTAGCCAAGAAGTCAGAAACAAGATTTGCAGTGGTGACAAGTGTTGTCAGACAAGGATACCAGAAGGGGAGCCGCAAGTTCTAGGAGTTGATTTGGAGATCCCTGAAGGTAACAACAACACAAGAGAAGGAGGATGCAATGTTGCTTTTCTTACAAGCGAGAAGTATTCTAGCGTGAATGTTACAGAGCCAGAACAGTTTCATAGTGATGGGTACGCGGTGGTCGAGCTAGGATGGTACTTTGATACTTCTGATACACGTGTTCCAAACCCTGTTGGTTGTCTGAATGTGTCAGATCCATCACAAAATGGCGGCTACTCGAGCGAAACGAGTTGCATTTGCTCGTACGGCTACTTCTATGGATTCAGCTATAGAAACTGCTATTGTAACTCTATGGGTTACACAGGGAACCCATTCCTTCCAGGTGGTTGTGTAG ACATTGATGAATGTAAACTAGAAGTAGGACACAAAAGGTGTAAAGACCAAAGTTGTGTGAATAGGCGTGGTTGGTTTGAATGTGTACCCAAGAAACCAAAGCAACTCAAGCCAGTGATTCAAG GTGTTCTTATAGGTTCGGCACTATTGCTTTTCGCCATTGGAGTTTTCGGGTTGTATAAGTATGTTAAGAAGAGGAGGAGGATTAACAGAATGAGGAAGTTCTTCAGACGTAATGGAGGCATGTTGTTGAAACAACAGTTAGCTAGAAAAGAAGGAAATGTAGAGATGTCCAGGATATTTAGCTCGAACGAGTTGGAGAAAGCTACTGATAACTTTAACAAGAATCGTATTCTTGGGCAAGGAGGTCAGGGGACTGTGTACAAGGGTATGCTAGTTGACGGCACAATCGTGGCAGTGAAGAGATCCAAAGCCATGGATGAAGACAAGGTAGAGGAGTTCATCAATGAAGTCGTTGTTCTCGCACAAATCAACCACAGAAACATTGTGAAACTCTTGGGATGTTGTCTTGAGACGGAAGTTCCGATCTTGGTCTATGAGTTTCTTCCAAATGGAGACTTATGCAAGCGTCTTCGTGATGAGTCTGATGATTTCAAGATGACTTGGGAAGTGCGTCTTCACATTTCTGTAGATATTGCAGGAGCTTTGTCGTACTTGCACTCTGCTGCATCTTTCCCTATATATCATAGAGATATCAAGACTACTAATATACTATTAGATGAGAAATACAGAGTTAAGGTGTCGGATTTTGGAACTTCGAGATCCGTAACCATAGATCAAACTCACTTGACGACTCAGGTTGCTGGTACTTTTGGATATGTGGATCCAGAGTACTTTCAATCAAGCAAGTTTACAGAGAAAAGTGATGTTTATAGTTTCGGAATTGTCCTTGTGGAGCTTCTGACCGGAGAAAAGCCGTCCTCACGTGTCTTGTCTGATGACAACAGAGGGTTTGCAGCTCATTTTGTCCAAGCCTTGAAAGAGAACATGTTTCTTAACATGGTTGATGTTCGGATCAAAGATGATAGAAATCTGGACCAAGTGATGGCAGTGGCGAAACTAGCTAGGAGATGTTTAAACCGAAAAGGGAAGAAGAGGCCAAACATGAAAGAGGCTTGGATTGAGCTGGAGAAGATTCGTTCAGCAACTCATGATTCAGAGGTTCATATTGAGGAAGACGATGACGAAGAGGATGAAACCATGCAACTTAACGTTGATGAGAGTTGGGACTTTGAGGTGACTGCTCCAGCTTCCATCTTTAGTAGTGCATCTCCAACGTCTGATGCTGAGCCTTTGGTTCCTCTACGGACATGGTGA
- the LOC106311696 gene encoding probable ubiquitin receptor RAD23a produces the protein MKLTVKTLKGSHFEIRVLPTDTIMAVKKNIEDSQSKDNYPCGQQLLIHNGKVLKDETTLVENKVTEEGFLVVMLSKSKTASSAGPSSAQPTSMTTSTTSSAMPAAASTNQSIPVPASNSTLAQEQPAGQSDTNAQAASTLASGSSTEQMVQQIMEMGGGSWDKETVTRALRAAYNNPERAVDYLYSGIPERETVQISGVGTGADLAAPPASGGPNSSPLDLFPQEAEAGAGELGTLDFLRGNDQFQQLRSMVNSNPQILQPMLQELGKQNPQLLRLIQENQAEFLQLINEPYEGSDGEMDILDQPEQEMPHAVNVTPAEQEAIQRLEAMGFDRALVIEAFLACDRNEELAANYLLENSADFED, from the exons ATGAAGCTCACCGTCAAGACTCTCAAGGGTAGCCATTTCGAAATCAGGGTTCTGCCCACCGACACG ATAATGGCGGTGAAAAAGAATATTGAGGATTCGCAGAGCAAAGACAACTATCCATGTGGACAGCAGTTGTTGATTCACAATGGGAAGGTTTTGAAGGATGAAACTACTTTGGTGGAGAACAAGGTTACCGAGGAAGGCTTTCTTGTTGTCATGCTGAGCAAG AGCAAAACTGCAAGTTCAGCTGGTCCATCGTCGGCTCAG CCTACTTCCATGACAACATCTACCACATCTTCAGCTATG CCTGCAGCTGCGTCGACAAACCAGTCTATACCTGTGCCAGCTTCAAATTCCACTCTTGCCCAAGAACAACCAGC GGGACAAAGTGACACCAATGCTCAGGCTGCTTCAACTTTAGCTAGTGGCAGTAGTACTGAGCAGATGGTTCAACAAATAATGGAAATGGGAGGAGGAAGCTGGGACAAAGAAACAGTTACTCGTGCACTTCGTGCAGCTTATAACAACCCTGAGAGAGCAGTGGATTATTTATACTCT GGGATTCCTGAAAGAGAAACTGTTCAAATATCGGGAGTAGGAACTGGTGCAGACCTTGCTGCTCCTCCTGCCTCTGGAGGACCTAATTCATCTCCTTTGGATTTGTTTCCTCAA GAAGCAGAAGCTGGTGCTGGAGAACTTGGAACGCTTGATTTCCTCAGAGGCAATGATCAG TTCCAACAATTACGATCAATGGTCAATTCCAACCCCCAGATTCTGCAG CCTATGCTTCAAGAGCTTGGAAAGCAGAACCCCCAACTTCTGAGGCTCATTCAAGAGAACCAAGCCGAATTTCTTCAGTTAATCAACGAACCCTACGAAGGCTCTGATGG GGAAATGGATATTCTTGACCAACCCGAGCAAGAAATGCCCCATGCAGTCAATGTTACCCCTGCAGAGCAAGAAGCGATTCAACGG CTTGAGGCAATGGGATTTGATAGAGCATTGGTCATAGAAGCCTTCCTTGCGTGTGACCGTAACGAGGAATTGGCTGCAAACTATCTGCTAGAGAACTCGGCAGATTTTGAAGACTGA
- the LOC106311695 gene encoding F-box/kelch-repeat protein At1g16250-like, with amino-acid sequence MESAEEQSIISGLPDDLSLRCIAKLSHGYHGALECVSRGWRDLLRSPDYSRYKAKNGWSGSWLFVLTERSNNQWVAYDPEANRWHPLPRARAFQDGWHHSGFACVCVSSCFLVIGGCYAPSVSSFPHQKPVVTRDVMRFDPFKKEWRLVAGMLTPRTHFACTAVSGKVYVAGGRNLTQSGGITSAEVYDPVADRWQELPAMTRPQMDCSGLSYRGSFHVLSDQVGFAEQNSSEVFNPSEMSWSTLEDIWPFSRAMQFAVQVMKNDRLYTIVDWGESLIKTRDTDEGEWYNVGSVPSVVLPDHPRELEAFGYGFAALRDELYVIGGKVLKWEESGVGRFDIVRLPVVRVCNPLDRPLNWRETKPMCFPAGGSITGCVSLEEHSPP; translated from the exons AT GGAGTCCGCAGAAGAACAATCTATCATCTCAGGTTTGCCTGATGACTTATCTTTAAGATGCATCGCGAAGCTTTCTCACGGCTATCACGGAGCCCTCGAGTGTGTCTCCCGAGGGTGGAGAGACTTACTTCGCAGTCCCGATTACTCCCGCTACAAAGCCAAAAACGGATGGTCAGGGAGCTGGCTGTTTGTTCTAACAGAACGCTCTAACAACCAATGGGTCGCTTACGACCCCGAAGCTAACCGTTGGCATCCGTTGCCTAGAGCTAGAGCCTTTCAAGATGGCTGGCATCACTCTGGTTTCGCTTGTGTTTGCGTTTCGAGTTGTTTTCTTGTGATTGGTGGTTGCTATGCGCCTTCTGTGTCGTCGTTTCCACATCAGAAGCCTGTGGTTACTAGAGATGTCATGCGGTTTGACCCGTTTAAGAAAGAGTGGAGATTGGTTGCTGGTATGCTAACGCCACGGACTCACTTCGCTTGTACTGCTGTCTCTGGCAAGGTTTATGTCGCTGGAGGTCGTAATCTAACTCAATCTGGAGGGATTACATCTGCTGAGGTTTATGATCCTGTGGCTGATAG GTGGCAGGAGTTACCAGCAATGACTAGACCACAGATGGACTGCTCTGGATTATCATACAGAGGGTCCTTTCATGTTCTGAGTGATCAGGTGGGATTTGCAGAGCAAAATTCATCTGAAGTCTTTAATCCATCAGAGATGAGCTGGTCCACTTTGGAGGATATCTGGCCTTTCTCTAGAGCCATGCAGTTTGCTGTTCAGGTGATGAAAAACGATCGACTGTACACGATTGTAGATTGGGGAGAAAGCTTGATCAAAACTAGGGATACAGATGAAGGAGAATGGTATAACGTTGGCTCGGTGCCTTCTGTTGTTCTTCCTGACCATCCGAGAGAGTTAGAGGCCTTTGGATACGGGTTTGCAGCTCTGAGAGATGAGCTCTATGTTATAGGAGGTAAGGTACTTAAATGGGAAGAATCAGGGGTTGGGAGATTTGACATTGTGAGATTGCCCGTTGTGAGGGTGTGTAATCCTTTAGATAGACCTCTGAATTGGAGAGAGACCAAACCGATGTGTTTTCCAGCCGGTGGGTCCATTACTGGTTGTGTATCCTTGGAAGAACATTCTCCTCCCTAA
- the LOC106309699 gene encoding uncharacterized protein LOC106309699, producing the protein MALDGIVVSSPSRRTQSLKRQWEDLGSCSTVIKRHRYLLTALVLLAFLCTVYLYFAVTLGARHLSCSGLTGKEKAMCQLQHVQALSKGKLKFF; encoded by the coding sequence ATGGCTCTTGATGGGATTGTTGTATCTTCACCATCGAGGAGAACGCAGTCTCTAAAGAGGCAGTGGGAAGATTTGGGCAGCTGCTCCACGGTTATCAAGAGGCATCGATATCTCTTAACAGCTTTGGTTCTTTTGGCGTTTCTCTGCACTGTTTATCTATACTTTGCTGTCACTCTAGGCGCTAGGCACTTGTCGTGCTCTGGCTTGACCGGTAAAGAGAAGGCAATGTGTCAATTACAACATGTCCAAGCTCTCTCCAAAGGGAAGCTGAAATTTTTCTAG
- the LOC106311697 gene encoding syntaxin-51 produces the protein MASSSDSWMREYNEALKLAEDINGMMISERSKSAVTGPDAQRRASAIRRKITIFGTRLDSLQSLLAKIHGKPISEKEMNRRKDMIGNLRSQANQMANTLNMSNFANRDSLLGSEIKPDDTMSRVSSMDNQGIVGFQRQVMREQDEGLEKLEETVMSTKHIALAVNEELGLQTRLIDDLDYHVEVTDSRLRRVQKNLAVMNKNMRSGCSCMSMLLSMLGIVGLAVVIWLLVKYL, from the exons ATGGCGTCTTCTTCGGATTCATGGATGAGAGAATACAACGAGGCTTTAAAACTCGCTGAGGATATCAACGGCATGATGATATCTGAGAGGAGTAAATCTGCTGTCACAGGGCCTGATGCTCAGCGTCGTGCTTCAGCTATACGTAGAAAGATCACCATTTTCGGAACACGGTTAGATAGTCTGCAGTCTCTTCTTGCCAAAATCCATGGGAAGCCTAT TTCAGAGAAAGAGATGAACAGGCGTAAGGATATGATTGGGAACTTGAGATCGCAGGCAAATCAGATGGCGAATACTTTGAACATGTCGAACTTTGCTAATAGAGACAGCTTGCTTGGGTCAGAGATAAAGCCAGATGACACCATGAGCAGAGTCAGTAGCATGGATAACCAAGGGATTGTTGGGTTTCAACGACAAGTTATGAGAG AACAAGATGAAGGACTTGAGAAGTTGGAGGAAACAGTGATGAGTACTAAACACATTGCTCTAGCTGTCAATGAGGAGCTTGGCTTGCAGACTAGGCTTATC GATGACTTAGACTACCATGTGGAGGTTACTGACTCTCGCTTACGG AGAGTGCAGAAGAACCTTGCTGTCATGAACAAGAATATGAGAAGCGGTTGTTCTTGTATGTCAATGCTCTTGTCAATGCTTGGGATCGTTGGTCTTGCTGTTGTAATATGGCTGCTAGTTAAGTATTTGTAA
- the LOC106307283 gene encoding probable serine incorporator, translating into MWAASCLASCCAACACDACRTVVSSISRRSARIAYCGLFALSLIVSWILREVAAPLMEKLPWINHFHKTPDREWFETDAVLRVSLGNFVFFSILSVMMIGVKTQKDPRDGIHHGGWMMKVICWFILVILMFFVPNEVISFYESMSKFGAGFFLLVQVVLLLDFVHGWNDTWVGYDEQFWYAALLVVSLVCYLATFVFSGLLFHWFTPSGHDCGLNTFFIVMTLIFVFVFAVVVLHPAVGGSILPASVISFYCMYLCYSGLASEPRDYECNGLHKHSKAVSTGTMTIGLLTTVLSVVYSAVRAGSSTTLLSSPDSPRAEKPLLPLDGKAEEKEEKEQKKPVTYSYAFFHIIFSLASMYSAMLLTGWSTSVGESGKLVDVGWPSVWVRVVTSWATAGLFIWSLVAPILFPDRDF; encoded by the exons ATGTGGGCAGCTTCTTGTCTCGCGTCGTGCTGTGCTGCTTGTGCATGCGATGCTTGCCGCACTGTTGTTTCTAGTATCAGCAGACGTTCCGCAAGGATCGCTTACTGCGGTCTCTTTGCACTTTCTTTAATCGTTTCATGGATTCTCCGTGAGGTTGCTGCTCCTCTCATGGAGAAGCTCCCTT GGATTAACCATTTTCACAAGACACCTGATCGGGAATGGTTTGAGACTGATGCTGTCTTGCGTGTCAGCTTAGGGAACTTCGTGTTTTTCTCGATTTTATCGGTAATGATGATTGGTGTGAAGACTCAGAAAGACCCTCGTGATGGTATACACCACGGTGGTTGGATGATGAAAGTCATCTGCTGGTTCATTTTGGTTATATTAATGTTCTTCGTTCCTAATGAAGTCATCAGCTTTTATG AGTCAATGTCAAAGTTTGGTGCTGGATTTTTCCTTCTGGTTCAAGTTGTGCTTCTTCTGGATTTCGTTCATGGATGGAATGACACATGGGTTGGCTACGACGAGCAGTTCTG GTATGCTGCGTTACTCGTTGTTTCGCTTGTATGCTACTTAGCAACATTCGTCTTCTCTGGACTTCTCTTCCATTGGTTTACTCCATCTGGACACGATTGTGGGCTCAACACTTTCTTCATTGTCATGACTTTGATATTTGTATTCGTCTTTGCTGTTGTGGTTTTGCATCCCGCT GTCGGTGGAAGCATTTTACCAGCATCAGTTATATCTTTCTACTGCATGTACCTCTGTTACAGTGGTCTTGCTAGTGAGCCCCGAGATTACGAATGCAATGGTCTCCACAAACATTCCAAAGCTGTTTCAACAGGCACCATGACCATTGGGTTGCTCACAACTGTTCTCTCTGTCGTTTATTCTGCGGTTCGTGCAGGTTCTTCCACCACACTTCTCTCCTCTCCTGATTCTCCCCGTGCAG AGAAGCCTCTGCTACCACTAGACGGGAAAGCAGAAGAGAAGGAAGAGAAAGAACAGAAGAAGCCAGTGACATACTCATACGCATTCTTCCACATCATCTTCTCCCTCGCGAGCATGTACTCTGCAATGCTCTTAACTGGTTGGTCAACCTCGGTGGGTGAAAGTGGTAAACTGGTTGATGTCGGGTGGCCGTCTGTGTGGGTTCGTGTTGTGACCAGCTGGGCCACTGCTGGTCTCTTCATCTGGTCACTTGTTGCTCCGATTCTCTTCCCTGACCGTGACTTCTGA